The following proteins are encoded in a genomic region of Thermococcus henrietii:
- a CDS encoding ammonium transporter, which yields MFSPGSDGFMLIAAALVFIMTPGLALFYGGMVNKKNAVTMMMQNFFSAGWTTVIWVLFGFSLAFGPDVKGIIGNAHYFFLNNITPSTLYPGNHVISMYTFMVYQLMFAIITPVLMTGAFADRMRFKAFIVFMTLWLFLVYFPFAHWLWGGGFLQKWGVEDFAGGIVVHTSAGFGALAVIAYLGARKHVKEGNHSLPLILIGTALLWFGWFGFNAGSALRVNVDTNVAFVNTMEAAAFAAVTWMFLDYWRTGKWSALGFMTGSIAGLATVTPTAGFISPQAAMIVGVLSAIICHLAVDFKNKRGWDDALDVWGVHGIGGFSGIILLGIFGSSAILGSNGLLHGDATFFAKQVAAAVFCAIYAFVVTYILIWITDKITPVRVPEEAEKTGLDAYEWAEATYVDA from the coding sequence ATGTTCAGTCCAGGTAGCGACGGTTTTATGCTGATAGCGGCTGCGCTGGTGTTTATAATGACCCCCGGTTTGGCTTTGTTCTACGGGGGTATGGTCAACAAGAAGAACGCGGTAACGATGATGATGCAGAACTTCTTCTCTGCTGGGTGGACGACTGTAATCTGGGTCCTCTTCGGTTTCAGCCTAGCCTTTGGACCTGACGTCAAAGGTATAATCGGAAACGCCCACTACTTCTTCCTGAACAACATAACCCCGAGCACCCTCTACCCAGGGAACCATGTAATCAGCATGTACACATTCATGGTCTACCAGCTCATGTTCGCCATAATCACCCCGGTTCTCATGACGGGAGCCTTCGCCGACAGAATGCGCTTCAAGGCCTTCATCGTCTTCATGACCCTCTGGCTGTTCCTCGTGTACTTCCCCTTCGCCCACTGGCTCTGGGGCGGTGGCTTCCTGCAGAAGTGGGGCGTTGAGGACTTCGCCGGTGGAATAGTCGTCCACACGAGCGCCGGTTTCGGTGCCCTTGCAGTGATAGCTTACCTCGGCGCGAGAAAGCACGTAAAGGAAGGGAACCACAGCCTCCCGCTGATACTCATCGGAACGGCCCTGCTCTGGTTCGGCTGGTTCGGCTTCAACGCTGGCTCGGCTTTGAGGGTCAACGTCGACACCAACGTGGCATTCGTCAACACGATGGAGGCGGCCGCCTTCGCCGCGGTTACGTGGATGTTCCTCGACTACTGGAGAACCGGAAAGTGGAGCGCCCTCGGTTTCATGACGGGCTCGATAGCGGGCCTCGCGACAGTTACCCCCACGGCGGGATTCATAAGCCCGCAGGCCGCGATGATTGTCGGCGTTCTCTCGGCAATAATCTGCCACCTGGCGGTTGACTTCAAGAACAAGAGAGGCTGGGACGATGCCCTCGACGTCTGGGGCGTTCACGGCATCGGTGGTTTCTCCGGAATAATCCTCCTTGGAATCTTCGGAAGCTCGGCGATACTCGGAAGCAACGGTTTACTCCATGGGGACGCCACTTTCTTCGCCAAGCAGGTCGCCGCGGCGGTCTTCTGTGCAATCTACGCCTTCGTGGTGACCTACATCCTGATATGGATAACTGACAAGATAACCCCCGTCCGCGTTCCCGAGGAGGCCGAGAAGACCGGTCTTGACGCCTACGAGTGGGCCGAGGCGACCTACGTGGACGCCTGA
- a CDS encoding DUF2202 domain-containing protein → MFKNIAESESTHVNAVRSLLEKYNITDPTANEPVGVFTNPDLQALYDQLIEMGSKSEVDALMVGALIEETDIIDLQERIDQTNKLDIIAVYENLMKGSRNHLRSFVKTLSSYGVTYEPQLLSKAEYEEIIGSEMETGQGKGKGH, encoded by the coding sequence ATATTCAAAAACATCGCCGAGAGCGAGAGCACACACGTGAACGCCGTTCGCTCGCTCCTTGAGAAGTACAACATAACCGACCCAACTGCCAACGAGCCCGTTGGAGTGTTCACCAATCCTGACTTACAGGCGCTTTATGACCAGCTGATTGAGATGGGTAGCAAGAGCGAGGTTGATGCACTCATGGTTGGAGCCCTGATAGAGGAGACAGACATCATCGACCTCCAGGAGAGAATTGACCAGACTAACAAGCTCGACATAATAGCGGTTTACGAGAACCTCATGAAGGGAAGCAGAAACCACCTCCGTTCGTTCGTCAAGACTCTCTCCAGTTATGGGGTGACCTACGAGCCCCAGCTCCTTAGCAAGGCCGAGTACGAGGAGATAATAGGCTCGGAGATGGAGACGGGGCAGGGAAAGGGCAAAGGGCACTGA